The following proteins are co-located in the Methanobacterium formicicum DSM 3637 genome:
- a CDS encoding 4Fe-4S binding protein: MRIEVDPEKCTGCGICKEECPKGAKIWDVNNKAMATNLRYCHICTICASKCPEGAILIVRDDPNEPKKQDTEEDL; encoded by the coding sequence ATGAGAATAGAAGTAGATCCAGAAAAATGTACTGGTTGTGGAATCTGTAAGGAAGAGTGCCCCAAAGGAGCTAAAATATGGGATGTGAATAATAAAGCCATGGCCACCAATTTACGCTACTGTCACATCTGCACAATCTGCGCTTCCAAGTGTCCGGAAGGTGCCATACTCATAGTGAGGGATGATCCAAATGAACCGAAAAAGCAAGATACAGAGGAAGACCTCTGA
- a CDS encoding TMEM175 family protein: MNSEDKKKPGLYFPTNRLETLTDGLFAIAMTILVVTIEIPMGPIHTSQLFLQTTGEILPKYVVYFLSFLILAGFWINHHILFLIKKANMTLIWINVFWLMFIALVPLSTSLIAQFPQYQLSQVIFDVNILVVGLFAFMIWKYSVDHDLILEKVKPYDPYIKRITLFTPAIVILSMLISFINLKWSLLILFMIPVLFVVALKVWSLRDLKKLILGTKD, translated from the coding sequence ATGAATTCTGAAGATAAAAAGAAACCAGGCCTGTACTTTCCTACCAATAGACTGGAAACCCTGACTGATGGTTTGTTTGCTATAGCCATGACCATCCTAGTGGTGACCATTGAGATACCCATGGGGCCCATCCACACTTCTCAACTGTTTCTACAAACCACCGGAGAAATTTTACCCAAGTACGTTGTTTACTTTCTCAGTTTCTTAATATTAGCTGGTTTTTGGATAAACCACCATATATTGTTCCTTATTAAAAAAGCAAATATGACTTTGATCTGGATCAATGTTTTCTGGTTGATGTTCATAGCTCTGGTGCCCCTATCAACATCACTTATTGCACAATTTCCCCAGTACCAGCTCTCACAAGTGATTTTCGACGTGAACATCCTAGTTGTGGGTTTGTTCGCCTTTATGATCTGGAAGTATTCTGTAGATCATGATCTGATCCTGGAGAAGGTAAAACCATACGATCCTTACATTAAAAGAATCACATTATTCACACCAGCCATAGTGATCCTGTCCATGTTAATCTCTTTTATTAACCTGAAATGGAGTTTGTTAATTTTATTCATGATCCCTGTGCTTTTTGTGGTTGCCCTCAAAGTATGGTCCCTTAGAGATCTTAAAAAATTAATCCTAGGCACCAAAGACTAA
- the hisB gene encoding imidazoleglycerol-phosphate dehydratase HisB, translating into MNRKSKIQRKTSETSINVELDLDGTGEYQVETGIQFFNHMLESFTRHSLFDLNVEAQGDVQIDDHHTVEDMGIVLGEALQEALGDKKGIRRMAHALVPMDESLAMVAVDLSGRSYTVLDLNFRQGKVGDLSTENVGHFLESLAQTGKINLHARCEGENDHHQVEAIFKALARALHDATRVVHDRMPSTKGVI; encoded by the coding sequence ATGAACCGAAAAAGCAAGATACAGAGGAAGACCTCTGAAACCAGCATAAATGTTGAGCTGGATCTGGATGGTACAGGAGAGTACCAGGTGGAAACCGGGATCCAGTTTTTTAACCACATGCTGGAGTCCTTCACCAGGCACAGTCTTTTTGATCTGAATGTGGAAGCCCAGGGAGATGTGCAAATAGACGACCACCATACTGTAGAAGACATGGGCATAGTTCTGGGTGAAGCTCTGCAGGAAGCACTGGGAGATAAAAAGGGAATACGTAGAATGGCCCATGCTTTGGTTCCCATGGATGAATCCCTGGCCATGGTAGCTGTAGACCTGTCCGGCCGCAGTTACACTGTACTGGATCTGAACTTCCGCCAGGGAAAAGTAGGTGACCTCAGCACCGAGAACGTGGGGCACTTTTTAGAGTCTCTGGCCCAGACAGGGAAGATCAATCTACACGCCCGCTGTGAAGGAGAAAATGACCACCACCAGGTGGAAGCCATTTTCAAAGCCCTGGCCCGTGCACTGCACGATGCAACCAGAGTGGTTCATGATAGGATGCCCAGTACCAAAGGTGTCATCTAA
- a CDS encoding flavodoxin — MKPLIACYSYSGNTLTVAQKLQDIINADFTRIEPVKDRWYLIKAVHAYLEKKWPIKPCITDMSQYDCLIVCCPVWASRTPPGINQYLKELENVSGKKCAALVTMGGDGNQIATMQIRENLESQGMEFIDKMAIWGKAQKSGEWETMVQDFARKFQE, encoded by the coding sequence ATGAAACCACTGATCGCCTGTTATTCTTACTCTGGGAACACACTGACTGTTGCCCAGAAACTGCAGGATATAATAAATGCAGATTTTACACGTATAGAACCTGTTAAAGATAGATGGTATCTTATTAAAGCAGTCCACGCATATCTGGAGAAAAAATGGCCCATAAAACCCTGCATAACTGACATGAGCCAATACGATTGTTTAATTGTCTGCTGTCCTGTCTGGGCTAGCCGCACCCCCCCAGGCATTAACCAGTACCTAAAAGAGTTGGAGAATGTTTCTGGGAAAAAATGCGCTGCCCTGGTAACCATGGGTGGTGATGGTAATCAGATCGCCACCATGCAGATCCGTGAAAACTTAGAATCCCAGGGAATGGAATTTATTGACAAAATGGCCATTTGGGGTAAGGCCCAGAAAAGTGGGGAATGGGAAACCATGGTACAAGATTTTGCCAGGAAATTCCAGGAATAG
- a CDS encoding TMEM175 family protein yields MSGNEEPVAPEQKIPKIRLETLTDGIFAIAMTLLVLSLEVPVLPANPTPPLINDYIVNTLMPQIGIYIISFAILGGFWLNHHIFYAMKYTDLALNWLNIFWLMSIAIVPFSTSLMSNYGQYQFAEIIFALNMLIIGVLYYNIWHYAFKNEMIYEPVTPYAKIIQRSNLLLPVISLIAIGISFIIPVGTILIFILIPVLLNITYLCQKKKRIK; encoded by the coding sequence ATGTCAGGCAATGAAGAACCAGTTGCACCTGAACAAAAAATTCCAAAAATCAGACTTGAAACCTTAACTGATGGAATATTTGCCATAGCAATGACTCTGCTGGTTTTAAGCCTTGAAGTACCTGTACTGCCTGCTAACCCCACCCCACCCTTAATCAATGATTATATCGTTAACACACTAATGCCCCAGATAGGCATTTACATAATTAGTTTCGCAATTTTAGGTGGTTTCTGGTTGAACCACCACATATTTTACGCCATGAAGTATACTGATCTGGCCCTTAACTGGTTAAACATATTCTGGTTAATGTCAATTGCCATTGTGCCATTTTCCACATCATTAATGAGTAACTATGGCCAGTACCAGTTTGCAGAGATCATATTCGCCTTAAACATGCTGATTATCGGCGTTTTATATTATAACATCTGGCACTACGCTTTTAAAAATGAAATGATATACGAACCAGTGACCCCCTACGCCAAGATAATCCAACGATCTAACCTTTTACTGCCAGTAATATCGTTGATAGCAATTGGAATTTCTTTTATCATTCCAGTGGGAACTATTCTCATTTTCATACTGATACCCGTTCTTTTAAATATTACGTATCTTTGTCAAAAAAAGAAGAGGATAAAGTAA